One Erythrobacter aureus DNA segment encodes these proteins:
- a CDS encoding queuosine precursor transporter, producing the protein MENPSQAPATTAPRFRYYDLVMAAFVTILLLSNLIGASKPSYVTLPVIGEWSFGAGVLFFPVSYIIGDILTEVYGYARARRVIWTGFAALLFMAFMAWVVVQLPPADGWPGQEAYEFVFGNSWRIVLASMVAFWAGEFANSYVLAKMKVWTQGRHLWMRTIGSTVVGQGLDSMIFYPLAFWGLVGWPVELLWQVVLSQWAIKTAWEALLTPVTYAVVGTLKRAEGVEVFDTDTDFSPFASSAR; encoded by the coding sequence ATGGAAAACCCATCGCAGGCCCCCGCGACCACCGCACCCCGTTTCCGGTACTACGATCTGGTGATGGCAGCCTTTGTCACCATTCTGCTGCTGTCCAACCTGATCGGCGCCTCCAAACCGAGCTACGTCACTTTGCCAGTGATCGGCGAGTGGTCCTTTGGCGCGGGCGTGCTGTTCTTTCCGGTCAGCTACATCATCGGCGACATCCTGACCGAGGTTTACGGCTATGCCCGCGCGCGCCGGGTTATCTGGACCGGCTTTGCCGCCCTGCTATTCATGGCCTTCATGGCCTGGGTGGTCGTGCAACTGCCCCCTGCCGATGGCTGGCCGGGACAAGAGGCCTATGAATTCGTCTTCGGCAATTCCTGGCGCATCGTGCTGGCTTCGATGGTCGCCTTCTGGGCGGGCGAATTCGCCAACAGCTACGTGCTCGCCAAAATGAAGGTCTGGACGCAGGGGCGACACCTGTGGATGCGCACGATCGGCTCGACCGTGGTGGGGCAAGGCCTCGACAGCATGATTTTCTACCCGCTGGCCTTTTGGGGCCTCGTCGGCTGGCCGGTCGAGCTGCTGTGGCAGGTCGTGCTGTCGCAATGGGCGATCAAGACCGCGTGGGAAGCGCTGCTGACCCCGGTGACCTACGCCGTGGTCGGCACCCTGAAGCGCGCGGAGGGCGTGGAGGTTTTCGATACCGACACCGATTTCTCACCCTTCGCATCATCGGCGAGATAG
- the virB11 gene encoding P-type DNA transfer ATPase VirB11: MSADIHPFQPDGQTGEGAPNVDLHGERSVYLDAYLAPFREWLDRDTVTEILVNRPGEVWVEDAAAGGMQKLARPDIDDRLIQRLAEQVARVSHQGINREHPLLGATLPGGARVQFCGPPAARKHWAMAIRRHRRLDLPLDAYDTGPLTPMQRGAMPDSQAEPVAFLREAIRQRRTILVSGGTSTGKTTFLNAMLGEIPKHERVVLVEDTPELKLPGENGVGLVAVKGELGEAKVTANELLQAALRLRPDRIVLGELRGAESVSFLRAINTGHPGSFSTIHANSLRGALEQLSLMVMQTGIGLTRSDTIAYAASVIDVIVQLGRDGSGKRGISQIAESATLV; this comes from the coding sequence TTGAGCGCCGACATCCATCCTTTCCAGCCCGACGGCCAAACCGGAGAAGGCGCGCCGAACGTGGACCTCCACGGCGAACGCAGCGTCTATCTCGATGCTTATCTGGCCCCGTTTCGCGAATGGCTGGACCGCGACACGGTGACCGAAATCCTCGTCAATCGGCCGGGTGAGGTGTGGGTGGAGGATGCTGCGGCGGGCGGGATGCAAAAACTCGCGCGGCCCGATATCGACGACCGGCTGATCCAGCGGCTCGCCGAACAGGTCGCCCGTGTCAGCCATCAGGGCATCAACCGCGAACACCCGCTGCTTGGCGCCACTCTGCCGGGCGGGGCGCGCGTCCAGTTCTGCGGACCTCCTGCCGCGCGCAAGCACTGGGCCATGGCCATCCGCCGCCATCGCCGCCTCGACCTGCCGCTCGACGCTTATGACACCGGGCCGCTGACCCCGATGCAGCGCGGTGCCATGCCGGATTCCCAAGCGGAACCGGTGGCTTTCCTGCGCGAAGCGATCCGCCAGCGCCGGACAATTTTGGTTTCGGGCGGCACCAGCACCGGCAAGACGACCTTCCTCAATGCCATGCTGGGCGAGATACCGAAGCACGAGCGCGTGGTGCTGGTGGAAGACACACCCGAACTCAAGCTGCCGGGCGAAAATGGCGTCGGCCTTGTCGCGGTGAAAGGGGAGCTGGGTGAAGCCAAGGTCACGGCCAACGAATTGCTGCAGGCGGCTTTGCGGTTGCGCCCCGACCGCATCGTTTTGGGCGAATTGCGCGGCGCGGAAAGCGTGAGCTTCCTGCGCGCGATCAACACCGGCCATCCGGGTAGTTTTTCCACCATTCACGCCAACTCGCTTCGCGGTGCGCTCGAGCAGCTTTCGCTGATGGTTATGCAGACGGGAATCGGTCTTACCCGCAGCGATACCATTGCCTATGCCGCGAGCGTGATTGACGTGATCGTACAACTCGGACGCGACGGATCGGGCAAGCGCGGCATCTCCCAGATTGCCGAAAGCGCCACGCTCGTCTGA
- a CDS encoding TonB-dependent receptor: MRVRASLLAGICASAISFPAFAQEATDDDLEDPRLSSNVIIVTAQRQAQSLQEVPIAVSAFDAEALEAQQIENASDLQLTLPNVSFTKSNFTSSSFTIRGIGDLCVGVTCDSATAIHTNGSPLFGTRLFETEYFDLERVEVLRGPQGTLFGRNATSGVVNVVTAKPELGTFSAAADFEYGNYNSIKARGMVNVPLGDTIAFRAAGFYLNRDGFTTNLYDNSDIDGRDMYAVRGSLRFEPTASTTLDLMAFYFRENDDRLRIQKQTCQRDPTGVLGCLNTRRDFDSTNADSTLASVLTSVELFRIQGLPEALALGSVYDTDGDGYSNFVEPNDVRTVNTAFTPEYFADELQLQAHLDQGLGSMNLSLTGIYQETTVDSRQDYNLGILDRSAYATGLNTLAFFAANGVPTGLPAPAPAFVPGSSAYFAPIAAALIPNGPNGVLCTSDNDDGNLGAFEGNSICSDVPLSFDRSVQYQTAWSGEAILSSDFDGPFNFLVGGIYAETDVSENSYYVNSFGLDYATALLGTFAAFANVDGDGNPAPLPPSYLATSMYRNNTTDFKLKSFGIFGEVYFDITDRLQFTGGLRYNDDSKSVSARTTLADFLNPFGNGDPFTSPFVGGFDADDALPGNQLLQEREVNFDAITGRAVLDYEISPDNTLYFSYSRGYKSGGINPPLSPVFAVTDSFGSEQIDAFEIGSKNTFLNGAAQINLTGFYYKYKDLQLSRIVARTSVNDTIDANIWGLELETILRPSYNWLINMNISYLNAKVAGDQFFSNPRDPGGGDPNAVIIKDISNGSLCAVTGAGANAFVTAVNANLGLRAPGAFPADGGIASNGAFSICSVLTAQTANPAFAPLGPINVLSPGVEVNLRGNRLPQAPEYKASIGVQYTAEFDNGMSLVPRFDLAYTGEQYGNVFNGNVNRIEPFVQANASIQLNGSDNRWFVRGFVQNIFDSNSVTGLYVTDASSGNFTNIFTLDPRRYGIAVGAKF, from the coding sequence ATGAGGGTAAGGGCTTCCCTGCTCGCGGGTATCTGCGCGAGCGCGATTTCGTTTCCGGCATTTGCACAAGAGGCAACTGACGACGATCTCGAAGATCCGCGGCTCAGCAGCAACGTCATCATCGTGACCGCACAGCGCCAGGCACAAAGCCTGCAGGAAGTGCCGATTGCGGTCAGCGCCTTCGATGCCGAGGCGCTGGAAGCACAGCAGATCGAGAATGCCAGCGATCTTCAACTGACTCTGCCCAACGTATCCTTCACCAAATCGAACTTCACCAGTTCGAGCTTCACCATTCGCGGCATCGGCGATCTGTGCGTCGGTGTTACCTGCGACAGCGCTACTGCGATCCACACCAATGGATCGCCGCTGTTCGGCACGCGGCTATTCGAAACCGAATATTTCGATCTCGAACGCGTCGAGGTCCTGCGAGGGCCGCAGGGTACCCTTTTCGGGCGCAATGCGACCTCGGGCGTCGTCAACGTGGTCACTGCCAAGCCCGAACTCGGGACCTTCAGTGCCGCGGCCGATTTCGAATACGGCAATTACAACAGCATCAAGGCAAGGGGCATGGTCAATGTGCCCTTGGGCGATACTATCGCCTTTCGCGCGGCTGGCTTTTATTTGAACCGCGATGGTTTCACGACCAATCTATACGATAACAGCGACATCGATGGTCGTGACATGTACGCGGTGCGCGGTTCGCTGCGCTTCGAACCCACGGCCAGCACGACGCTCGACCTCATGGCCTTCTACTTCCGTGAGAATGACGATCGACTGCGTATCCAGAAGCAGACCTGCCAGCGGGATCCGACCGGTGTTCTGGGTTGTCTCAACACCCGCCGCGATTTCGACAGTACGAATGCCGATTCCACGCTGGCGAGCGTGCTGACCTCTGTCGAACTGTTCCGCATTCAGGGACTGCCCGAAGCGCTCGCACTGGGCAGCGTGTACGACACCGATGGCGATGGCTATTCCAACTTCGTAGAGCCCAACGACGTGCGGACGGTGAATACCGCATTTACGCCGGAATACTTCGCCGACGAACTGCAACTGCAAGCTCATCTCGACCAGGGGCTGGGCAGCATGAACCTGTCGCTGACGGGTATCTATCAGGAAACCACGGTCGATTCACGGCAGGACTACAATCTCGGGATACTCGACCGGTCGGCATATGCGACCGGGCTCAACACGCTCGCTTTCTTTGCCGCCAACGGCGTACCCACCGGTTTGCCGGCCCCGGCTCCGGCTTTCGTCCCGGGATCGAGCGCCTATTTCGCGCCGATCGCGGCCGCGTTGATCCCCAATGGTCCGAACGGCGTGCTGTGCACTTCGGACAATGACGATGGCAATCTCGGTGCCTTCGAAGGGAATTCGATCTGTTCGGATGTGCCGCTCAGCTTCGACCGCTCGGTTCAATATCAGACCGCCTGGTCGGGCGAGGCGATCCTGTCGAGCGATTTCGACGGGCCGTTCAACTTCCTGGTCGGCGGCATTTATGCCGAGACAGATGTCAGTGAGAACAGCTACTACGTTAATTCCTTCGGTCTGGATTACGCAACGGCCTTGCTGGGAACATTCGCGGCCTTTGCCAATGTCGATGGTGACGGAAATCCCGCGCCGCTGCCTCCGTCTTATCTGGCGACATCGATGTACCGGAACAATACGACGGATTTCAAACTCAAGAGCTTCGGCATTTTCGGCGAGGTCTATTTCGACATCACCGATCGCCTGCAGTTCACTGGCGGCCTCCGCTATAATGACGACAGCAAGAGTGTCTCTGCGCGCACCACGCTGGCAGATTTCCTCAACCCCTTCGGCAATGGTGACCCGTTCACATCGCCGTTCGTCGGCGGTTTCGACGCCGATGACGCACTGCCGGGTAACCAGCTGTTGCAGGAACGCGAGGTCAACTTCGATGCGATCACCGGTCGCGCGGTGCTCGATTACGAAATTTCACCCGACAACACGCTCTATTTCTCCTATTCGCGGGGCTACAAATCGGGCGGCATCAACCCGCCGCTTTCGCCGGTTTTCGCCGTGACCGACAGTTTCGGTTCGGAGCAGATCGACGCTTTCGAAATCGGTTCCAAGAACACGTTCCTGAACGGCGCCGCACAGATCAATCTCACGGGCTTTTACTATAAATACAAGGACCTGCAGCTTAGCCGCATCGTCGCGCGTACGTCGGTCAACGATACGATCGATGCCAATATCTGGGGCCTCGAGCTGGAGACAATCTTGCGTCCCAGCTATAACTGGCTGATCAACATGAACATCAGCTACCTGAATGCGAAGGTGGCGGGCGATCAGTTCTTCAGCAACCCGCGCGATCCGGGCGGCGGCGATCCGAACGCCGTCATCATCAAGGACATTTCGAACGGCTCGCTTTGCGCGGTTACCGGAGCGGGCGCCAATGCCTTCGTTACTGCAGTGAATGCCAATCTCGGCCTCCGCGCGCCGGGAGCGTTCCCGGCTGATGGCGGGATCGCTTCAAACGGGGCGTTCAGCATCTGCAGCGTGCTCACCGCGCAGACGGCCAACCCGGCCTTCGCCCCGCTTGGGCCGATCAATGTGTTGAGCCCGGGTGTAGAGGTCAATTTGCGCGGCAACCGCTTGCCTCAGGCGCCTGAGTACAAGGCTTCGATCGGGGTCCAGTACACGGCCGAATTCGACAATGGGATGTCGCTCGTGCCCCGGTTCGACCTTGCCTATACGGGCGAACAGTACGGCAATGTCTTCAACGGCAACGTCAATCGGATCGAACCCTTCGTTCAGGCGAACGCGTCGATTCAGCTCAATGGCAGCGACAATCGCTGGTTCGTCCGTGGCTTCGTCCAGAATATCTTCGACAGCAATTCCGTGACGGGTCTCTATGTGACCGACGCCTCGTCGGGCAATTTCACCAACATTTTCACGCTCGACCCGCGGCGCTACGGCATCGCGGTTGGCGCGAAGTTCTGA
- a CDS encoding TrbI/VirB10 family protein has translation MVFDAGNSPATLAITEPGATGGAGAANATGNSANDFASRIGGVGGAPAQAKAMVNPATTVTQGTLIPAILETAIDTNVPGYVRAVVSQDVRSFDGTKILVPRSTRLIGQYQSGLQNGQKRAYVIWTRLIRPDGASVNLASPAIGFDGTTGLAGKVSGNSFFKRFGSAMLLSVVGGVGSLATGGAAGVLIGGASSSAAATAAQQDGQRGPTVRVRQGEPIRIFTARDLDFSSVS, from the coding sequence GTGGTCTTCGATGCGGGCAATTCGCCCGCGACGCTCGCCATAACCGAACCGGGAGCAACTGGCGGCGCAGGGGCCGCCAATGCTACGGGCAATTCCGCCAACGATTTCGCCAGCCGTATCGGCGGCGTCGGTGGCGCTCCGGCGCAGGCCAAGGCCATGGTCAATCCGGCGACCACCGTCACCCAGGGCACATTGATTCCCGCAATTCTCGAAACCGCCATCGATACCAACGTCCCCGGCTATGTCCGCGCGGTGGTCAGCCAGGATGTGCGCAGCTTCGATGGGACGAAAATTCTGGTCCCGCGATCCACTCGGCTGATCGGTCAATACCAGTCGGGGCTGCAGAACGGCCAGAAACGCGCCTATGTCATCTGGACGCGGTTGATCCGCCCGGATGGCGCTTCGGTCAACCTCGCCTCGCCGGCCATCGGTTTCGACGGAACGACGGGTCTTGCAGGCAAGGTTTCGGGCAACAGTTTCTTCAAGCGCTTCGGCTCGGCCATGCTGCTCTCGGTCGTCGGCGGTGTCGGCTCGCTGGCCACGGGCGGCGCGGCAGGCGTGCTGATCGGCGGGGCCAGTTCCTCGGCGGCAGCCACCGCCGCGCAGCAGGACGGACAGCGCGGGCCGACCGTGAGAGTGCGGCAGGGCGAACCGATCCGCATCTTCACCGCGCGCGACCTCGATTTCTCCTCGGTAAGCTGA